The DNA window TCTTATCCTCACTATCTTTGAGAATTGATTGCTTGCTTCTAGACTCATTTCATCAGACATGGCTTTTACTTTCTGATCAGCTAATTCGACTGCAGCCCTCTACAGATACATTtactttcttttgttttcttctttggtATATATGGAAAATAAGAATTGTAGCAATCTTTCGTCAGGAATTAATTACTGAAGTAGATACTAGTACTTTGGCATCTAAAGCTTCTgctgaatttttattattacattCCACAAACACCTCTACTGATACTGATTTGCCTACACGTCCTTCTGCTTCTTATGTTGATTTGTTACCTCCTCTGGACTGTGTCAAGATCAATGTGGATGCAGCTACTAATCAACAATCTCGTTTTGGTGTCATTGCAGATGTTGTTAGAAACAGTTTAGGTTTGGTTGTAGCTCATTTTAATGCTGTCTTTCATTCTATTTGGGACCCTAGTATTTTGGAGTTTTTGGTTGTTCGTGAAGCTTTAAATTGGGCTCGATCAGAAAGATAGTTATCGGTTTTATTAGAGGGAGATGCCCTTCAAGTCGTTCAATCACTTAATTTCCATGAATTACAACTCTCAAGTGCTTGGGCTGTACCTGAATCTGAGACGCAGACAGAGCTTCACCGGACTGCTGCATATTTCGGCCAGAAGAAGAAACAAGATCGGGCTGTGATGGAGGAGCAGTGACCGCTGCATCTGACTGCTGCTGCACACCCATGCCAGTAGCAGTAATAGCCTCCTTGACAACTGAAATTATCTTACAAAAAGAAGGGTTTTTGACGGATCTGTGCTTACGGGcctttaaaaattacattttggTGCCTGTATGAGAATTAATCCCAAATTTGTGCCTGGGCCCACatcatccgcgatttaatattGCGGATGATGTTGCCatccgcgatattaaatcgcAGATGATGTTAACAGCACTAATTGGGGTAATTAACCCCAATTAATGccatccgcgatttaatatcgcggatggcatctctccccaatcattggggagacAGTAATCTgtctccccaatgattggggagagacaATAATTGGGTTACTCcatcattttgttttaattttgttttataaaataaattccgtattttaatttataaaataaattccgtaatttaataaaattctaataaaacataaaaactgttttttagttagcattatatattattttgtatatttttactagtttatacaaaaattataaattgcacaaataatataattacaaagtcgataaaataaagtaaaaattataaattgcacaaataatataattacaaaGTCGATAAAATAAAGTAGGATTACAAAGTTGATAGTGTTttactaaaaacaacaaaatcataaataatctcGACATCTAGTGTTCTTCTCCAGTTGAGTCCTCATATCGTACCCCATATCTTGTCTGCGGCGCAGACTGCTCTCAGTAAGATCGCGATACTGTCTATCACCCGGTCTGTCACCTGGCGCGCCCTCGCTCTCGTGATCATCGTCTAAGGATACCTCCTGATCATCTGCAGCCGGTGCAGTAGTCGGTGCCTCCTGTGACTGCGGAAGGAGGCTGAAGGACGGACCCGAAAACTGAATACTACCGGACTGTAACGCCTCGAAAGAGCCCCCCTCCCCGAGACCTGGACTGTTCAACCAAGCCTCTGATATCGAAAAAAACATCTGCGACGGATCCGCGACCGGGGTGGAAGGGGAGGGACGCGAATGTGACGCTGACGGTTGATCGAGCCAAGAAAACACGGGCCGGTAACCCTGATCAGAGGGGGTAGAAGGTTGACCATGCTGAGGTGCCTGAAATGGGGGTGGTGTAGCCTGTCGATACTGAGCCGGCTCTGTAAGAGGAGTGGTATACGGCGTCTGTTCAGAGGAGTAAAAGAACGGCCCGGATGACGGTGGTACCGGAAACGATGAGGTCGGAGGGACCtgaaataaagaataaaattaaaaatataagaatcaACATTTGTTAAcctgtattttaaaataaagtgaaaCTATTATgcaaaaaaacataataaagtACGCAATACCTGCGAGTGCTGCTGAAACTGTGAACCGTCACCCTGAAACTGAGTAGGCCCGCAATAGTTCTGTCGCGTCTGCGAGCTCTCTCTTGCATCGTAATGATAGTACACAGGGGGCGGTATAGGCTGATCTGGCCGCTGGCGAGGCTGGCGTGGTGTAGGACGCTGTCTACGACGACATTCCaaactaaacaaaataaacacattTCATAGAAGATAACCATTCATTCAAGTTAAATAGTACACAAATTACATAAATTACAACCAACATGAAATTGAAAAGTTAAACATTACAACTAACTCTAATTTCCTGGGTTCCTAGCAGCATTAATACAAACTTGTGCCTGGTGGCCGAAACTAGAACATCTACTACACTAAAGAGAACTTGGATCTTCTCTATACTCCTGATCCATCTCGTTCCTGAAGCGACGATTAACCGATCGCCCCCTCTGTCTTTCCCATTGAAGATTTGGAACGAAAGAAGGCATGTTAGGAATCCTCCAGCGCTCGCGGTCACGTAATGGAATGAAAGGGGTGTCCCAACATTGGATTGCATTCTTCGTTTCATAGTGCCAGCTGACGTAGTCGTGAGGGTTTAATTTCTCCTTTGCACACAGGGCAATCGCATGAGAGCAAGGCAACTTCAGCTGCTGGAACTTACCGCACGTGCATTTTTTTTGACTAAGGTTGACAGTATGTGTGTTTCCTCATCTTCCGGTCCTGTGGTTCGTCCCAGTGACCACTTGGGCTGTCATGGTGGTACGGTCATATGTCTGACTGGTATGATGACGGGCCTTCGCAACCCGTTTCTTCAATATGTGGTCCAGGATTGGAGTGTATTGAACCCCCTTAGCAATCAACTGTGAATAGGTCGTCCTACGCCTTACGAACATGTCGACAAGCTTTTTAATTAAAGTCTCAAGCATTGATGAAATTGGAAGCCCCCTAACGTTCCTTAGGGTCGCATTGACCGACTCGACATAATTTGTTGTCATCACGTTGTGGCGCTGTCCTCGATGGTCGTGGGCCCTTGACCATTTTTCTTTCGGTCGATGCTCGTCGGTTAACCATGCATAACCTTCTGGGCTTTTTATCCTCATGACTTCCATAtatcttttgtattttttcttcTGATATGCCCGACCTACACATTATTTGACATCAATGTAAATGCacattaaaatattatcaaactaCAATCTTATGTTCGAAAAAATACCTGCTTTCTCCATCAATTTTTTCAACGACTTGTCCCTAAAGTGAGTATTGAAATTACTGGCCAAGTGCCTTATGCAGAATTTGTGCGGAACATCAGCCCATTCAGGACGCCTCAGAACTGCTAAAATGCCAGCATGGCGATCAGAAATAATGGAAACCTTCCGTCCAAGAATGACCTGTTCCCGTAAATGCCCGAGAAAATATTCGTAACTTTCAGTACTTTCTGATTCCACAATTGCAAACGCTACTGGCATTATATGGCTGTTTCCATCTATCGCTGACGGTATCAACATCGTCATCTTGTATCTCCCATACAAATGGGTCCCATCGACAAACAGAACAGGTTTGCAGAATCGAAATCCAGCAACCATCGGAAAAAAAGTCCAAAACATTCTAACGAACGTTCTAATATTCGGCTGAAGCATCCCGTTAATGTAAACATCATCGCCTACGCCAAATAATATAGAAAGTTTTAGAGttagaatataaaatgtttaattCACCGTTAAACATGATTACATACCTTCCGCATGCCAGAATGAGCCCGGATTTACGTGAACCATATTATGCATTATGTCATTGATACATCCGAAGGATTCATGCCAGTCCCCGTAAACAGAAGCAATTGCCTTCTCCTTTGCATACCACATTCTTTTATATGGAGGTCCCACTCTATGTTCATCCCAAATGCCAGCAATAAGGGTATTAACGCGTATGTCACGCTGCTCCATCACTTCCCTCCGCACGTATTTCGCAATTTCTCGTGCCCCAAAATTTCTATGATTAGCATTTGGCACCAGCTCATTGCACGTATGCGGCCCGATATATTTTGTGCATGTCCACGTATGAGTTGCTTGAAGCAGAGTTGCACGCAGCCACCATTTGCAAATAGGATT is part of the Mercurialis annua linkage group LG3, ddMerAnnu1.2, whole genome shotgun sequence genome and encodes:
- the LOC126671322 gene encoding uncharacterized protein LOC126671322, producing the protein MWYAKEKAIASVYGDWHESFGCINDIMHNMVHVNPGSFWHAEGDDVYINGMLQPNIRTFVRMFWTFFPMVAGFRFCKPVLFVDGTHLYGRYKMTMLIPSAIDGNSHIMPVAFAIVESESTESYEYFLGHLREQVILGRKVSIISDRHAGILAVLRRPEWADVPHKFCIRHLASNFNTHFRDKSLKKLMEKAGRAYQKKKYKRYMEVMRIKSPEGYAWLTDEHRPKEKWSRAHDHRGQRHNVMTTNYPKWSLGRTTGPEDEETHILSTLVKKNARAVSSSS
- the LOC126672338 gene encoding uncharacterized protein LOC126672338, translated to MQSNVGTPLSFHYVTASAGGFLTCLLSFQIFNGKDRGGDRLIVASGTRWIRSIEKIQVLFSVVDVLVSATRHNLECRRRQRPTPRQPRQRPDQPIPPPVYYHYDARESSQTRQNYCGPTQFQGDGSQFQQHSQVPPTSSFPVPPSSGPFFYSSEQTPYTTPLTEPAQYRQATPPPFQAPQHGQPSTPSDQGYRPVFSWLDQPSASHSRPSPSTPVADPSQMFFSISEAWLNSPGLGEGGSFEALQSGSIQFSGPSFSLLPQSQEAPTTAPAADDQEVSLDDDHESEGAPGDRPGDRQYRDLTESSLRRRQDMGYDMRTQLEKNTRCRDYL